GGGGTGGCGGGCTGAGCCTGCGACGACGGACACAGCCCTGGGCCCGCGAGGAGGCTCGCTCCGTCGTGGCCGATACGGAGGGAAACATTGGCTACGGCGCCTATCTCCTCCCCTACCTCCGCGGCATGTTCGACCTCTGGACGCTGCTGCTGCTCGAGCAGTCGAAGGTCGTCCGGTTCCTGAAGCGCACCTCCCGGCGGCGCTTCGTCCGCGTCCTGGTCAAGCCCACGGCCATGTACGTCGAGGAGTTGGATCGGCTGTTGCTGTCTCCCGGACGATCGCCGGCCGGGCATGCGCGAGGCCGGAGCCGGTTCAGCCGAGCGGAGTGGGAACAACTCCACCGGTTCGACGTGCCGTATTTCTTCCGGCAGGCGCAAGGGGGGCCCTTGCTCCACCTGGCACCACCTCCCGAGCCGTTCGGGCGGAAGCGAGCAGGACAGCAGCGGTTCCTCGAGCCCCACCCTCCCCCTTCGAAGCGTGTGCTGGACGGGGGGCAGATCACCCTGGTCAACCTCGGCGTGGCCGTTCGCGACGCCGTCACCTTCGTCCTCCAGGATGTTCGCCATCGCGTCGCGGAGGATCCACGCCGGGGCGTCCGCATGGAGCTGCGGGACGCGCGGCGCGGAGCGGTGTCCTTCGATTGGAGGGAGGTGGGCCAGCGCCTGACGTACTCCTGGAGCCGCCGGGAACTGCGCGTGAGCATGGAGCCGCTGGCGGCACACGTCTCGGATTGAGTGGCGGCTCGCGCGCTCATTCCCCGGCGGGCAGCTTCTCGATGGCGCGGAAGGCCATCAGCCTGCGCAGGAGCAGCCGCGTGATCGCGCGCGTCGGGCGCTCCGAGAAGCGCTCGATCGCATCCCCCACGGCGAGCGGCTTGCCTCGGTTCAGCGCGCGGATCAGCGCCGCGTGCCCCTTCGCGCCGGGGAGTGCCACCGAGAACCCGTTGGCGGCGACGTGCAGCTCGTCGCGCCAGGGGACACAGAGGATGGGGTGGGCCGCGTCCGCCCGCACCCGGTCGTTCTTCGCGAGCTCCGGGGCGGGACCTTCAGGCGGCGGCTTCAGCCCCAGGCCCGTCACCCATCCCAACCAGCGCAGGCGGAGCGCACGCTCGAGTCGAGGTGCCGCCTTCGGGCTCCGGGCGGCCTCGAGCGCCACGGAGAAGTCGCGTGGGAGCGCTCGTGCGGCCCTGGAGCGCTCGCTCTTCCGGAAGGGCAGCGGCGCGGTCTGTTCCTCCATGGACAGGGCTTCGCCGATGACCTCGGACAGGGCGGCCTCCACCCAGGAGGCCGCCGTCGAGCCGCGGTCCAGCCCCAGGGAGAGCGTCGTCACCAGCCCCTCATCCACCGACTCCGCGACGTGACCGTACTCTCGGGGCCAGTAGAGGAGGTCCCCCGCCTTCCCTTCCAGGACACGCGCGCGCGAGCGGTAGCGCTGGTAGTCGTGAGGGTTCTCGCTCAGCGGCTGCTCCATCTGCTGGAAGACCTTCGGTGGCCAGGCCAGGAGCCTCTTGCGCCCTTCGATGATGACCGTGAAGACATCCTGGGCATCCGTGTGGGCACCGAACGGCGTCGCCCGGTAGTTCCCCGCGAACAGATTGCAGTCCGTGC
Above is a window of Cystobacter fuscus DNA encoding:
- a CDS encoding JmjC domain-containing protein — translated: MKNSSHATTGFAVPGTFWDGYLRAHPLSRPAVVRRPFPEPLTTPEALFQGLTLAAADARAGRPNELRLYLGDPKMVYRQTSEYLGDRYWELLPRAEDGSLGGYAERLRARHGYTCFALMLNNCQTVVPGLWFRLRDFYSGLFERTGFLRGGTDCNLFAGNYRATPFGAHTDAQDVFTVIIEGRKRLLAWPPKVFQQMEQPLSENPHDYQRYRSRARVLEGKAGDLLYWPREYGHVAESVDEGLVTTLSLGLDRGSTAASWVEAALSEVIGEALSMEEQTAPLPFRKSERSRAARALPRDFSVALEAARSPKAAPRLERALRLRWLGWVTGLGLKPPPEGPAPELAKNDRVRADAAHPILCVPWRDELHVAANGFSVALPGAKGHAALIRALNRGKPLAVGDAIERFSERPTRAITRLLLRRLMAFRAIEKLPAGE